CCTGCATTACCAGGATGGCTGGCTGGCTGGTGAAGTGAGCGATGACGGGCCGGGTATTGCGCCGGGCAATATCGAGGCTATCTTTCGCAAAGGCTTCTCTACCAAGGGTGAAAACCGCGGTGTCGGGCTTTTCCTCGCCAGCCAGCAGCTGGCTGAACTTGGCGGCACCGTGAGCGTGGAATCTGAACCCGGTGTATTTACCCAATTTTTTGTCCATCTCCCGTGGGATAGTGAAAGGAAGAACGCGTGATAAATGTATTAATTGTTGACGATGATGCCATGGTTGCCGAGCTGAACCGCATGTATGTGGCGCAGATAGCCGGTTTTCAGTGCTGCGGCACGGCGTCAACGCTGCGTCAGGCGGAGGAGATGGTGAATAATCCGCTGCTTGAGATCGATCTGGTGCTGCTGGATGTCTATATGCAGCAGGACAGCGGTCTCGATCTGCTGCCGATTATTCGCGCCAGCGGGCGGGCTATCGACGTGATTATGATCACCTCTTCTGCCGATGCCGCCACCATTCAGACCTCACTGCACTACGGTGTGGTCGACTATCTGATTAAGCCGTTCCAGTTCCCGCGTTTTGAAGAGGCGCTTACCACCTGGCGCGAGAAGCGCAAGCTGATGGATGCGCACCCCTACTATGAGCAGTCGGATGTTGATCGCCTGCTGCACGGCGGCGCGCCGGAAGTTGCAGACACCCGTCGGTTGCCGAAGGGGCTCACTGCCCAGACCCTGCGCACCATTTGCCAGTGGATCGATGCCCATCCGGGGATTGAGTTTTCGACGGATGAGCTGGCGAATGCGGTCAATATCTCCCGCGTCTCCTGCCGTAAATATCTGATCTGGCTCGCGCAGATCAATATTCTCTACACCACCATCCACTATGGTGCGACCGGTCGGCCGGTCTATCGCTATCAGCTTATTGCGGAGCAGTACAGCCTGCTCAAGCAGTACAGTCAATAAACCGGTAGCTGTCGTCAACGTGGGTGTAGCTGAAGTGGCGGCGGGAAGAGAGGATCACTTCATGCGTTTTGGTGACGAACAGCGCTTCAATATCCTCGCGCTGTTTCAGAAGCTCACACCCTTTCTCGACGCCGACGCCAAAGAGCAGCGTGGTCCAGATATCGCCATCGAGTGAGTCGCTGGAGATGATGGTCACGCTGTCGAGCTCATTTTCCAGCGGGTAGCCGCTGCGCGGATCGAGGATATGATGCCAGCGTCGGCCGTCCTGCTCGAAATAGCGCTCATAGGTGCCGGAAGTGACTACCGACTGGTTGGCGACCTCAAGCGTGCCAATCAGCGCATCCGCCTGTGCGAACGGCTTTTTCACGCCGATCGACCACCGCTCCTGCGGCGTTCCCAGCGTCTGCACGTTGCCGCCAAGATTGATTAATCCCTCGCTCACCCCCTGCTGGTGCAGATAGTCGCGCACCCGATCGGCAATAAACCCTTTGGCAATCGCGCCGAGATCGATCTCCATCCCGGCCTGCGTAAGAAAAACGCTGCCCGCGGCATCATCAAGGACAACGTCCTGAACGCGCGTGATGCGCAACCGCGCGGCGATCGCGTCCGCCTCTGGCACCCGGTCACCTTTAAACCCGATTCGCCACAGTTTCACCAGCGGGCCAATTGCCAGATTAAAGGCGCTGCCAGGCATCATGCTGGCGGCTTTCGCGCATTTGATAAGCTCAAAAACCGGACGGCTAACGGCAACCGGATGCCGCCCTGCGGCGTGATTGATTGCCATCACTTCAGAGTTGGCGCGGTTGACGGTGAAAAGATCTTCGTAGCGCTTAATCAGGGAGAATACGCGGGAGGCGAGCGCCTCATCATGGACAAAGAGCGTGAGCAGGATGGGCGAGCCCATCAGCACGGCTGAGTAGCGCCAGCTCGGATTAGCAGACATTGCATACTCCTTCTGTTGCGTACTGGTGGCGCTACGCTTATCAGGCCAGGGAGAGTGAGAGGCCTGATAAGGCGCAGCCATTTTGCGTTAATGCGTTACCGTTTTGCGCGCAGTGCAGCCTGATGCCCCGCCAGCGAACCGAAGACGATAATATCTGCCACCGCGTTGCCACCGATGCGGTTGCCGCCGTGCAGGCCGCCTACCACTTCACCCGCCGCAAAAGCACCCGGAATAACCTGCTGCTCGCTGTTAAGCACCTGAGTGTCGGTGTTGATGGTTACACCGCCCATGGTGTGATGCACGCCTGGCGCTATCTGAATAGCGTGGAACGGACCTTCGTTAATCGGTGCGCGCAGTGCGGTGGTGCGCCCAAAATCATCGTCATGCTGTTTTTCAACAAAGCCATTGTAGCGCTCCAGCGTGGCGAGGAAGGCATGATAATCCATACCCAGCTTATCCGCGAGTTCGCGTGGTGAACTCGCGCTGGTGACAAAACCGCGGGCAATATACTCATCCGCCGCTTTGTTTTTCGCACGAACGTGCTCATCAAAGACGATGTAAGCATAGTGCTCCGGCAGCGCGATGATGGCCGCAGAGACTTTATCGCGGGTCGACATCTCGTTAAAGAAGCGGTTGCCCTGTTGATTGACCAGAATTGCCCCGCCGCCGCGAATCGACTCTGAAATCAAATAAGAGGTATTTTGCTCAACCGTCGGGTGAATCTGGATTTCGCCCATATCCACGGTGGCGGCGCCAAGGCGTTCCAGCAGCGAAATCCCGCTACCGGTCGCGCCCTTATGGTTGGTGGTGACGAAGCCGTCCAGATCGGGGCGATATT
This Kosakonia cowanii JCM 10956 = DSM 18146 DNA region includes the following protein-coding sequences:
- the dcuR gene encoding two-component system response regulator DcuR; the protein is MINVLIVDDDAMVAELNRMYVAQIAGFQCCGTASTLRQAEEMVNNPLLEIDLVLLDVYMQQDSGLDLLPIIRASGRAIDVIMITSSADAATIQTSLHYGVVDYLIKPFQFPRFEEALTTWREKRKLMDAHPYYEQSDVDRLLHGGAPEVADTRRLPKGLTAQTLRTICQWIDAHPGIEFSTDELANAVNISRVSCRKYLIWLAQINILYTTIHYGATGRPVYRYQLIAEQYSLLKQYSQ
- a CDS encoding FAD:protein FMN transferase, producing the protein MSANPSWRYSAVLMGSPILLTLFVHDEALASRVFSLIKRYEDLFTVNRANSEVMAINHAAGRHPVAVSRPVFELIKCAKAASMMPGSAFNLAIGPLVKLWRIGFKGDRVPEADAIAARLRITRVQDVVLDDAAGSVFLTQAGMEIDLGAIAKGFIADRVRDYLHQQGVSEGLINLGGNVQTLGTPQERWSIGVKKPFAQADALIGTLEVANQSVVTSGTYERYFEQDGRRWHHILDPRSGYPLENELDSVTIISSDSLDGDIWTTLLFGVGVEKGCELLKQREDIEALFVTKTHEVILSSRRHFSYTHVDDSYRFIDCTA